In a genomic window of Gemmatimonadetes bacterium T265:
- a CDS encoding large multifunctional protein- glycosyl hydrolase — protein MNGWPQRLYYPLRRTARHARTAAGPATALLAALAAGPAGRGPAAAGAQTAIPPALVGRWDLRVSGAGGTVYPSWLEVSRSGDRALVGRFVGRVGSARPVGRVEVAGDTFRFAIPPQWEPGDGDLRVEGTVAGGAAGDRLSGTLVTPNGERHAWTAVRAPDLLRAAGIPRWGAPVVLFDGRDLAGWVPRGGENRWRAENGVLANPGGGANLVTTRAFGDFTLHVEFRYPKGSNSGVYLRGRYEVQVEDDEEDRRDREPALVDIGGVYGFIAPSAYAARGPGAWQTCDITLVGRRVTVVLNGQTVVADRAIPGITGGALDSDEGTPGPIMLQGDHGRIEYRRLVLRPGR, from the coding sequence ATGAACGGCTGGCCACAACGCCTGTACTACCCTCTGCGCCGCACGGCGCGCCACGCGCGCACGGCCGCGGGGCCCGCGACGGCGCTCCTGGCGGCGCTCGCCGCGGGGCCCGCCGGTCGCGGCCCCGCGGCGGCCGGCGCCCAGACCGCGATCCCGCCGGCGCTCGTGGGGCGCTGGGACCTGCGCGTCTCGGGCGCCGGCGGCACAGTCTACCCGTCGTGGCTGGAAGTCTCGCGCTCGGGCGACCGCGCGCTCGTCGGGCGCTTCGTCGGCCGCGTGGGGAGCGCCCGCCCGGTCGGCCGCGTCGAGGTCGCGGGCGACACCTTCCGCTTCGCCATCCCGCCGCAGTGGGAGCCGGGCGACGGCGACCTGCGCGTCGAGGGGACGGTCGCGGGCGGCGCGGCAGGGGACCGACTCTCCGGCACGCTCGTGACGCCTAACGGGGAGCGGCACGCGTGGACGGCGGTGCGCGCCCCCGACCTGCTCCGCGCCGCGGGAATCCCGCGCTGGGGCGCGCCGGTCGTGCTCTTCGACGGCCGCGACCTCGCGGGGTGGGTGCCGCGCGGCGGGGAGAACCGGTGGCGCGCGGAGAACGGCGTGCTCGCCAACCCCGGCGGCGGCGCGAACCTGGTGACGACGCGCGCGTTCGGGGACTTCACGCTGCACGTCGAGTTCCGCTACCCCAAGGGGAGCAACAGCGGCGTGTACCTGCGCGGGCGCTACGAGGTGCAGGTCGAGGACGACGAGGAGGACCGCCGCGACCGCGAGCCGGCGCTGGTCGACATCGGCGGGGTCTACGGTTTCATCGCGCCGAGTGCGTACGCGGCGCGCGGGCCGGGCGCGTGGCAGACGTGCGACATCACCCTCGTCGGGCGCCGGGTGACGGTCGTCCTCAACGGGCAGACGGTCGTCGCGGACCGGGCGATCCCCGGCATCACCGGCGGCGCGCTCGACAGCGACGAGGGCACGCCGGGCCCGATCATGCTGCAGGGCGACCACGGGCGGATCGAGTACCGCCGCCTCGTGCTGCGGCCGGGGCGTTAG